The Stenotrophomonas indicatrix DNA segment CTGATCGCCATCTCGGCCAGCAGTCCCACACCCAGGCCCGTGCGCACATAGGTCTTGATCAGGTCCGCATCCAGCGCCGTCAGCGCCAGATCGGGCACGAGGCTCTGCGCGGCAAAGGCGCGCTGCAGGGAGGAGTTGGGCCGGGTCGAGGATTCGTAACTGATCAGCGGCTGGCGTGACAATGCCGCCAGGTCCGGTGCGCGCCCGGCGCGGTCCAGCGGATGGCCCTTGGGTACCACCACCAGCCGCCGCCAGCGGAACAGCGGCACGGCAATGCCGTCGCTGGGTTCGCTGCCAGCGGTACTGATGATCGCGATGTCGGCATCGCCCTGGTTCAGCCGGTCCAGCGCATCGGCCTCACCGGCCTGCTGCAGGTGCACGCTGACCTGCGGATAGGCCTGCTTGATGCGCGCCACGGCCGGCGGCAGTACAAAGCGCGCCTGGGTGTGGGTGGTGGTCAGGATCAGCTGGCCCTGGCTCTCGCGACGCTGGTTGGCCGCGTAGGTGCGGATGTTGTTGGCTTCGGACAGTACTGCGCGGGCGCGGCTGATCACTTCGGTGCCGGCCGGCGTGACCGACTCCAGGCTGCGTCCCTTGCGTACGAACAGCAGGAAGCCCAGTTCGTCCTCCAGCTGCTTGAGCTGCTTGGACAGGCCGGGCTGGGTGGCATGCACCCGCGAGGCGGCGAGCGTGATGTTCAGCTCGGCGTCGGCGATGGCAACCAGGTAGCGCAGCTGGGTCAGCGTCATGGCAGGCGGGCGATGTGGGGGCGGAGGTCCACTCTAGGGTCAATTGCCGTCACCAGCTTATAACCAAAGGTTGTTTAAGAAAGGTATCTGGTCATTTCCGGGCGTCATATGCCGGCGCTACGGTCAGCCGGCAGCCGCTGGCCTGAACAGCCAGCCTTCTTCCCTTATGCCCGCCGAGCCCGGCGCGGCCTGTTCCTGGAGCGCTCCCATGGCCCTGTACGACTCCATCCTCGACACCATCGGCAACACCCCCATCGTCAAGCTGCAGCGCCTGGCGCCGCAGGACGTGACCGTGTACGCCAAGGTTGAATCCTTCAATCCGGGGGGCTCGGTGAAGGATCGCCTGGCGCTGGCGATCATCCTCGATGCAGAACAGCGTGGCCTGCTCAAGCCGGGCGACACCATCGTCGAAGCCACCTCGGGCAACACCGGCGTCGCCCTGGCCATGGTGGCCGCCGCACGCGGCTACAAGTTCGTGGCGACGATGGTCGAGACCTTCTCGGTGGAACGCCGCAAGCTGATGCGCTCCTATGGCGCGAAGGTCATCCTGACCCCGGCCGCCGAGCGCGGCAGCGGCATGGTGCGCAGGGCGCGCGAACTGGCCGAGGAGCACGGCTGGTTCCTGGCCAGCCAGTTCGCCAACCCGGCCAACCCGGCCTACCACCGCAACACCACCGCCGCAGAGATCCTGCGTGATTTCGCCGGCAAGCGCCTGGACTACTTCGTCAGCGGCTGGGGCACCGGCGGCACGCTGACCGGCGTCGGCGAGGTGCTGAAGGTCGCACGCCCCGACACCCGCATCATCGCCACCGAACCGGCGGGTGCGGCGCTGCTGAAGGGCGATGACTGGAAGCCGCACAAGATCCAGGGCTGGACCCCGGACTTCGTGCCCGATGTGCTCAACCGCAATGTGGTGGACGAGCTGGTGACGGTGGAAGATGACCGCGCGATCGCCACCGCCCGCCGGCTGGCCGCGGAGGAAGGCATCTTCGTCGGCATCTCGGCCGGTGCCACCGTGGCCAGCGCGCTGGACGTGGCAGATCGCGCTGAACCGGGCGCGGTGATCCTGGCAATGCTGCCGGACACCGGTGAACGCTACTTCTCCACGCCACTGTTTGCCGACGTCAATGAAGGTTCCGACGACGACTGGCTGGCCGGTCTGCCCTGATCGCCGCGTTGTCGATGACAGCAGGATGACGCCCACCCTCGCGGTGGGCGTTTCCATTTGGGTGATCCTGACTGGGCATTGCCGTTGCAAGCGGACCGTTTTCTCCCAAGAAATCAAAAGCAATCCACTTCAGGAACTTTCGTTTCGCCCCCGTGCGGCGCTCGCTTCAGCCTGCGTGAAGGCGCTGCCGGCCATCGTGCATGAACAGCGCGGATCGCAGTGCGTGAGACGGTCATGACGCAGCATCGATGCCCTGTCCCGCAAGATGCGGGTGCAGCCAGCGTGGGCACGGCGCGCAACAACTACAGGCAGGAGACGGACGCATGAAGATCGAAGTGTGGCAGGGCGACATCACGGCCCTGGCGGTGGATGCGATCGTCAACGCGGCCAATGAATCACTGCTCGGTGGCGGCGGTGTCGACGGCGCGATCCATCGTGCAGCCGGCCCCGGCCTGCTGGCCGAGTGCGAGCGTCTGCCGGAGCTGCGCCCCGGCGTGCGCTGCTCGACCGGTGAGGTGCGGGCTACCGCTGCGTATGCGCTTCCGGCACGGTATGTACTGCACACCGCCGGCCCGGTCTGGCACGACGGCCAGCGCGACGAACCGGCGCTGCTGGCGAACTGCTACTGGAAGTCGCTGCAGCTGGCCGAATCGCTGAACCTGCAGTCGATCGCGTTTCCGGCCATCAGCTGTGGCGTGTATGGCTATCCGCTGTACCAGGCGGCGCAGATCGCTGTCACCGAAACACTGGCCTGGCAACGCAGCCACGCCCAGCCGATGCGGATCGTGCTGGTGGCGTTCAACACGGCGACCGCCAAGGCCTACCAGCAGGCGCTGTCGGCCGCAGGCCAGGTCGCCGACAGCGGACGCGGGTCGCTGCTGTCACCACTGGGCGATACCGGATTCGTGCCGGCGCATTGAAACAATGCGGGACGTGGAAGAAAAGAAGGCCGGGCATTGCCCGGCCTTTTCGTTTACATCCGTCGCGACAAGCGTCAGTTCGTCACTTCGGCGGCAGCGTCGGCCGCCGCCGTAGCAGCAGCCGATGCCGCAGCGGAAGCAGCGCCGTCAATCTGCACGCGTACTTCCACCATGCCCGCTTCATCGCTCAGGCTGGACACGTCCACGGTGTAGTGGCCGGCCGGCAGCGATTCTTCCAGGCGTGCGTTGGTGCCATTGCCACCATCGTCATCGACCAGTTCCACGTCGCCGCCGACCACGCGCAGCACCGTATCCACCTGGCTGGAAATCGCATCCAGGCGCACATCGGCCGGACGCGGCAGGCTCAGCAGGAAGCGGCGACGCCCTTCGCCATCGAGCATGGCGAACACACTGCCGGCATTCGGCAGGGTGGTGCCATCACGCATGACCATGTTGGTCGGCAGCTCGGTGCGCTTGGCAGTCAGCTTGAAGGCGCCGGTACCGTCTTCGCCCAGGCTGCGCACGCGCAGGGTGTACTTGCCCGGTTCCAGCGGCATGCCGATGCGCGAATTGGTGCCGTCGGCGCCGTCGTCGTTTTCCGACTGTGCGCCGTTGCCGTCCAGCTTCAGCACGGTAT contains these protein-coding regions:
- a CDS encoding LysR family transcriptional regulator, giving the protein MTLTQLRYLVAIADAELNITLAASRVHATQPGLSKQLKQLEDELGFLLFVRKGRSLESVTPAGTEVISRARAVLSEANNIRTYAANQRRESQGQLILTTTHTQARFVLPPAVARIKQAYPQVSVHLQQAGEADALDRLNQGDADIAIISTAGSEPSDGIAVPLFRWRRLVVVPKGHPLDRAGRAPDLAALSRQPLISYESSTRPNSSLQRAFAAQSLVPDLALTALDADLIKTYVRTGLGVGLLAEMAISANDEDLRVWPAPEPITECIAWAVLPRDRVLRDYALELVHVLAPQIDPRDLRRVLDGNQAASWPVPPTWESLTQTITV
- a CDS encoding ABC transporter substrate-binding protein gives rise to the protein MRITAITLAVATVLAVGGCNRMGGSTDVGKAPSLELDKPVSGEITSRSGVNFNDGSHHQLYQLKLDDKQLVGIKLTGALRGSIAVFNNGVLVASSSSGYERGDDVSLAFRANGTGSYQVAINADGPSAFGPYRLRAEKLVPYDGKPMVAEGEIVDLLVSKSQDYTLQVDKAGMYEIRLESDAFDTVLKLDGNGAQSENDDGADGTNSRIGMPLEPGKYTLRVRSLGEDGTGAFKLTAKRTELPTNMVMRDGTTLPNAGSVFAMLDGEGRRRFLLSLPRPADVRLDAISSQVDTVLRVVGGDVELVDDDGGNGTNARLEESLPAGHYTVDVSSLSDEAGMVEVRVQIDGAASAAASAAATAAADAAAEVTN
- a CDS encoding O-acetyl-ADP-ribose deacetylase, with the protein product MKIEVWQGDITALAVDAIVNAANESLLGGGGVDGAIHRAAGPGLLAECERLPELRPGVRCSTGEVRATAAYALPARYVLHTAGPVWHDGQRDEPALLANCYWKSLQLAESLNLQSIAFPAISCGVYGYPLYQAAQIAVTETLAWQRSHAQPMRIVLVAFNTATAKAYQQALSAAGQVADSGRGSLLSPLGDTGFVPAH
- the cysK gene encoding cysteine synthase A, encoding MALYDSILDTIGNTPIVKLQRLAPQDVTVYAKVESFNPGGSVKDRLALAIILDAEQRGLLKPGDTIVEATSGNTGVALAMVAAARGYKFVATMVETFSVERRKLMRSYGAKVILTPAAERGSGMVRRARELAEEHGWFLASQFANPANPAYHRNTTAAEILRDFAGKRLDYFVSGWGTGGTLTGVGEVLKVARPDTRIIATEPAGAALLKGDDWKPHKIQGWTPDFVPDVLNRNVVDELVTVEDDRAIATARRLAAEEGIFVGISAGATVASALDVADRAEPGAVILAMLPDTGERYFSTPLFADVNEGSDDDWLAGLP